A window of the Mannheimia granulomatis genome harbors these coding sequences:
- the recC gene encoding exodeoxyribonuclease V subunit gamma produces MFTLYQSNKISSLAEMLVKVQQVNPLEDPFEAETILIQSQGMAQWLQMQIAEFSGIMGNCEFLYPTTFLWQQYRLLFPELPKENIFERSSMAWRIMRLLPNSLSQPEFESLKHYLAEPNNQEQYQLKLYQLSDKIAELFDQYLVYRPHWLLHWEEDNLQAVENELKIAIAGKHQDQAFIFADMKWQSILWKQLVNDLKADADSAVFMTSHRGYLQQNYFDKLDNLTAQEKARLPKRIAIFGISAFSPLQLAVFKKLSEHCDIHIFFLNPSEKYWGDSIEDKVWQKLALTNKISTSDLENLLAEQSNKLLNLWGKQGRDFLAQLMEFEPNTIDAFVEPEDDCNLNKIKKQIFSSENQATITELSNDHSIQIHACHSPMREVEVLHNQLLNLFEKDKTLLPKDIMVMSPDINKYAPYIDAVFSRYAGANRDPRYIPFSLSDQAFTQIDPIIASFLQLLAMKESDFKAEDLFDLLEINAIAERFHFNQEHIHTLRTWAKKAGIRAGLDINRPHWQNYNSWENGLNRLLLGSSLKEENGIWENTLAFGDSYGLNAELVGGLADFISHLLEWVKLLQQPHSLIQWHQAIRQLIASIYHENAENTASILLLNAVNDQIFEQAEASAFSDNLQIEIIELLFNRQLNQHAQTLNFLVGRVNFATLLPMRAIPFKVVCLLGMNEADFPRQQQINSFDLMQYAPQKGDRAKRDDDRYLFLEALLSAQKVFYISYVGQSQKDGKEMLPSILVSQLLDVIDEYLVPELRQVGKASSMLVRKQPLTVFSKKNFTQPHDYAYNAEWIIPNTLDYRDFLNEPLQIESMPHTLEIGLLIRFLQNPVKYFFHHVLGVTFEQYDNSIEETEIFAMSGLERYDLLEDLLPVSTTEQATFFEKEKLKGNLPASNFAEMAKQDLLSKISEIRQALSDYLVRESAVLAFSQPYFLSKREILLTANIANIYGDDIVLWRVGGLRDKDRIQAWIYHLLMTIYQPNKKVKFYYRNGEQAGLLYFDELSREEADEQFTIYLNAYLQGLSQVQLVIYGKLSTYFNAKVQDPEKTIADLAEDRDGAYLTRILRQSRQLDYGTIHQTTLDWFSLMHEKTKLEN; encoded by the coding sequence ATGTTTACACTTTACCAGTCCAATAAAATTTCATCTTTAGCTGAAATGCTTGTGAAGGTTCAGCAAGTGAACCCACTTGAAGATCCGTTTGAGGCGGAGACGATTTTAATTCAAAGTCAGGGGATGGCGCAGTGGCTACAAATGCAAATTGCTGAATTCAGTGGCATTATGGGTAACTGTGAATTTTTATATCCGACGACATTTCTGTGGCAGCAATATCGTTTGCTGTTTCCCGAACTGCCGAAAGAGAATATTTTTGAACGCTCTTCTATGGCTTGGCGGATTATGCGTTTACTGCCAAATAGCCTCTCGCAGCCGGAGTTTGAGTCATTAAAGCATTATTTGGCAGAACCAAATAATCAAGAGCAATACCAGCTTAAGCTCTATCAGCTCTCTGATAAAATTGCAGAATTATTTGACCAATATTTAGTTTATCGCCCTCATTGGTTGCTACATTGGGAAGAAGATAATCTACAAGCGGTCGAAAATGAGCTAAAAATTGCAATTGCAGGCAAGCATCAAGACCAAGCATTTATTTTTGCCGATATGAAATGGCAAAGTATATTATGGAAACAGCTGGTTAATGATCTCAAAGCTGATGCCGATAGTGCGGTTTTTATGACATCGCACCGTGGGTATTTGCAACAAAATTATTTTGATAAATTAGATAATCTGACAGCACAGGAAAAAGCCCGATTACCAAAACGTATAGCGATTTTTGGTATCTCTGCTTTTTCGCCATTGCAATTAGCTGTATTTAAGAAATTAAGCGAACATTGTGATATCCACATTTTTTTCCTTAATCCAAGTGAAAAATATTGGGGAGACAGCATTGAGGATAAGGTTTGGCAAAAGCTGGCGTTAACCAACAAAATTTCTACTTCAGATCTTGAAAATTTATTGGCTGAACAAAGCAATAAGTTATTAAATCTTTGGGGGAAGCAAGGAAGAGACTTCTTAGCCCAACTGATGGAATTTGAGCCGAATACTATCGATGCATTTGTGGAGCCGGAGGATGATTGTAATCTCAATAAAATTAAAAAACAGATCTTCAGTTCAGAAAATCAAGCAACGATTACTGAATTAAGCAACGATCATTCGATTCAGATTCATGCCTGCCATAGTCCGATGAGAGAAGTAGAAGTGCTGCATAACCAGTTGCTTAATCTGTTTGAGAAAGACAAAACATTGCTGCCGAAAGATATTATGGTGATGTCTCCAGATATCAACAAATATGCTCCTTATATTGATGCAGTATTCTCTCGCTATGCAGGAGCTAATCGAGATCCTCGTTATATTCCGTTTTCATTATCAGATCAGGCATTTACTCAAATTGATCCGATTATTGCAAGTTTTTTGCAACTATTGGCGATGAAGGAAAGCGACTTTAAAGCGGAAGATCTATTTGATTTATTGGAAATTAATGCTATTGCAGAACGTTTCCATTTTAACCAAGAACATATCCATACTTTACGCACTTGGGCAAAAAAAGCCGGTATTCGTGCCGGATTAGATATTAACCGACCTCATTGGCAAAACTATAACTCATGGGAAAACGGCTTAAATCGCTTATTACTGGGTTCAAGTCTAAAAGAAGAAAATGGCATTTGGGAAAATACGCTTGCCTTTGGTGATAGCTATGGTTTAAATGCCGAGCTGGTTGGTGGGCTTGCTGATTTTATTTCTCATCTATTGGAATGGGTGAAGTTATTACAACAGCCACATTCATTAATACAGTGGCATCAAGCAATCAGACAGTTGATTGCGAGCATATATCATGAAAATGCAGAGAATACGGCTTCTATTTTATTGTTAAATGCAGTAAATGATCAGATTTTTGAACAAGCGGAAGCTAGCGCCTTTAGTGATAATCTGCAGATTGAGATTATTGAATTACTGTTTAATCGGCAGCTTAATCAACATGCGCAAACTTTAAATTTTTTAGTAGGTAGAGTCAATTTTGCTACTCTATTACCGATGAGAGCTATTCCGTTTAAAGTAGTTTGTTTACTTGGTATGAATGAAGCGGACTTTCCCCGTCAGCAGCAGATAAACAGTTTTGATTTGATGCAATATGCACCGCAAAAAGGTGATAGGGCTAAGCGTGATGATGATCGCTATCTTTTTTTAGAAGCCTTACTTTCAGCACAAAAAGTGTTTTATATTAGTTATGTAGGGCAATCGCAAAAAGATGGCAAAGAGATGCTACCCTCTATTTTAGTCTCGCAACTATTAGATGTGATTGATGAGTATTTAGTGCCAGAGCTGCGACAAGTTGGAAAAGCTTCCAGCATGCTTGTGAGAAAACAGCCGTTAACTGTATTTAGCAAGAAAAACTTCACACAGCCACACGATTATGCTTATAACGCAGAGTGGATTATTCCCAATACATTAGATTATCGAGATTTTCTAAATGAGCCGTTACAAATCGAAAGTATGCCACATACGTTAGAGATTGGTTTGCTTATTCGCTTTTTGCAAAATCCGGTGAAATACTTTTTCCATCATGTGCTTGGTGTTACTTTCGAGCAATATGATAACAGCATAGAGGAAACAGAAATTTTTGCGATGTCAGGTTTAGAGCGTTACGATTTGTTAGAAGATCTACTGCCGGTGAGTACAACAGAACAAGCTACTTTCTTTGAGAAAGAGAAGTTAAAAGGTAACTTGCCGGCATCAAATTTTGCAGAAATGGCAAAACAAGATCTTTTGAGTAAAATTTCGGAAATACGCCAAGCTTTATCCGATTATTTAGTGCGAGAAAGTGCAGTATTAGCATTTAGCCAGCCCTATTTTTTAAGCAAGAGGGAAATCCTACTTACCGCGAATATTGCCAATATTTATGGAGACGATATTGTTCTGTGGCGAGTAGGTGGGCTGCGAGATAAAGATAGAATTCAAGCTTGGATATATCATCTATTGATGACTATTTATCAGCCCAATAAAAAGGTGAAGTTTTATTATCGTAATGGGGAACAGGCAGGTTTGCTTTATTTTGATGAGCTAAGCCGGGAAGAGGCTGATGAGCAATTCACAATTTATCTTAATGCTTATTTACAGGGTTTATCACAAGTCCAGTTGGTGATTTATGGCAAGTTGAGTACTTATTTTAATGCCAAGGTGCAAGATCCGGAAAAGACGATAGCAGATTTAGCTGAAGATCGAGATGGTGCTTACTTAACCCGTATTTTGCGGCAAAGCCGTCAGCTGGATTATGGCACAATTCATCAAACTACATTAGATTGGTTTAGCTTGATGCATGAGAAAACTAAATTAGAAAATTAA
- a CDS encoding DUF5374 domain-containing protein produces MNKYKAETTISLLVAISLFAVIVLVFSQWQSVQNRLLNKQFQQQQAVQILENQIALKLARLECESSLTQNSVYYQIQCSSNQQSVRFPLGKIELNND; encoded by the coding sequence ATGAATAAATACAAGGCAGAAACTACCATTTCATTATTAGTTGCAATCAGCTTATTTGCGGTTATTGTGTTGGTATTTAGCCAATGGCAGTCGGTTCAAAACCGGCTGTTGAATAAGCAGTTTCAACAACAGCAAGCAGTACAAATTTTAGAAAATCAGATCGCTTTAAAATTAGCCCGTTTAGAATGTGAAAGCAGTCTGACACAAAATAGCGTATATTATCAAATTCAATGTTCATCAAATCAGCAAAGTGTTCGTTTTCCGCTTGGAAAAATTGAGCTGAATAATGATTGA
- a CDS encoding DUF2572 family protein has product MKKAQNGSVLLVALILIASILSILFLSKDKFIQQSAIGHFYAEKALLDNSQFIHLYQKDKSEICHDLKKVVINQKEISSKSSYFLVYQFSCRFNSLFKDKKPTKEKYIHFKRLEDYLDLSNVKKEEIYFIRKLSELPESTIDDPKIVIAQNEINETLPQNFYGIVITDYLFDITGKRMYGTLYSSYDNEREERNLTFKKEVLANLEMKYSYWDYLPNSENFLGVVDE; this is encoded by the coding sequence ATGAAAAAAGCTCAAAACGGTAGTGTTTTATTGGTGGCATTAATACTGATTGCTTCTATCTTATCTATTTTATTTCTCAGTAAAGATAAATTTATTCAACAAAGTGCAATTGGGCATTTTTACGCTGAAAAAGCTCTTTTAGATAATTCTCAGTTTATCCATCTTTACCAAAAAGATAAAAGTGAAATTTGCCATGATTTAAAGAAAGTAGTAATTAATCAAAAGGAGATATCATCAAAGAGTTCTTATTTTTTGGTTTATCAATTTTCTTGTCGATTTAATAGCTTATTTAAAGATAAAAAGCCGACGAAAGAAAAGTATATTCATTTCAAAAGATTAGAAGATTATCTTGATTTATCTAATGTGAAAAAAGAGGAAATTTATTTTATTCGAAAGCTGTCCGAGTTGCCTGAAAGTACGATAGATGATCCTAAAATTGTGATAGCTCAAAATGAAATTAATGAAACTTTACCGCAAAATTTTTATGGTATTGTGATTACAGACTATCTCTTTGATATTACAGGGAAAAGGATGTATGGCACGCTTTATTCTTCTTATGATAACGAGCGGGAAGAACGTAATTTAACCTTTAAAAAAGAAGTACTGGCGAATTTGGAAATGAAATATTCCTATTGGGATTATTTGCCGAATTCGGAAAATTTCCTTGGGGTAGTTGATGAATAA
- a CDS encoding pilus assembly FimT family protein, translating to MYKAITLIELLITMVIMVIVVYFISPIIFTFKDRVALNSEIENIQSFIYQIQTKARYSKRNYTLTLSQNNQKWCMIAVRKPVNNNIQIICDCLNKQFCSLNEEYHLYLPTHKNIVLKNKSLFPKSFINIDGVSGQLESKCIYMSLNQENDILQFEQLGRVYVAEKGKRSTCKD from the coding sequence ATGTATAAAGCAATTACCTTAATTGAACTATTAATTACAATGGTAATTATGGTTATTGTTGTTTATTTCATCTCACCAATCATTTTTACTTTTAAAGATAGAGTAGCATTAAATAGTGAAATTGAAAATATTCAGTCTTTTATTTATCAAATTCAAACAAAAGCTCGTTATAGCAAGCGAAATTACACTTTAACTCTTTCTCAAAATAACCAAAAATGGTGCATGATTGCTGTGAGGAAACCGGTAAATAACAATATACAGATTATTTGTGATTGTTTAAATAAACAATTTTGCTCCTTAAATGAAGAATATCATCTTTATCTTCCAACCCATAAAAATATTGTATTAAAGAATAAAAGTTTATTCCCAAAATCCTTTATTAATATTGATGGCGTAAGTGGTCAATTAGAATCTAAATGTATCTATATGAGTTTAAATCAAGAGAATGACATTTTGCAATTTGAGCAATTGGGACGTGTATATGTGGCAGAAAAAGGTAAACGTAGCACCTGTAAGGATTAA
- the fabA gene encoding bifunctional 3-hydroxydecanoyl-ACP dehydratase/trans-2-decenoyl-ACP isomerase, with the protein MNSCTPIIKPSYTYEELLLSGKGELFGEKGPQLPAPPMLMMDRIIEMNTEKGNFEKGYIEAEFDIKPDLWFFNCHFINDPVMPGCLGLDAMWQLVGFYLGWIGGEGKGRALGVGEVKFTGQILPTAKKVTYRIHMKRVVNRKLVMGVADGEVEVDGRVIYAATDLKVGLFQDTTVF; encoded by the coding sequence ATGAACAGCTGTACACCCATTATTAAGCCAAGCTACACCTATGAAGAGCTTTTACTTTCAGGTAAAGGAGAATTATTCGGTGAAAAAGGTCCCCAATTACCTGCCCCACCAATGCTAATGATGGATCGCATCATTGAAATGAATACAGAAAAAGGTAATTTTGAAAAAGGTTATATTGAGGCTGAATTCGATATTAAGCCAGATTTATGGTTTTTTAATTGTCACTTTATTAATGATCCTGTTATGCCAGGTTGTTTGGGCTTGGACGCGATGTGGCAATTGGTTGGTTTCTACCTTGGCTGGATTGGCGGTGAAGGAAAAGGACGAGCGTTAGGGGTAGGTGAAGTAAAATTCACTGGGCAAATTTTACCGACAGCGAAAAAAGTAACTTACCGTATTCATATGAAACGTGTTGTGAACCGTAAATTGGTAATGGGTGTAGCCGATGGTGAAGTTGAGGTGGATGGTAGAGTAATCTACGCTGCAACAGATCTGAAAGTAGGTTTATTCCAAGATACTACCGTTTTTTAA
- a CDS encoding AAA family ATPase translates to MTISLLNSQALTVRHDFAHLNKRVRFFDFQLQAQQALDQFVQADFGSLLVVKSELFPEFLAEITDYLAQKNQPVITKMDFNKHNLFGYHIFLEREHKTEYVRGAIQAADNGILILNINSLLLDITQWDKLKQALLFSEYESNSVNYPPYPLAKEKTNFKLILVGERDDISTLMAYDDGLYQIGQYTEIKSYLSLNNQYEDWANYIQTYAKKIIHKGLSSQAMNQFLQAYIRESESRELVSISPALLKKHLLGIQNFYANSAEIDNVADYFTYLEQQSAVLNEYTVADILTNQLYIETEGEEIGQINGLSVIDFDGIPHSFGEPLRISCNVQYGDGEIHDIERKVELGGNIHSKGIILAQSCLANLLELPTQLPFSASIAFEQSYGEIDGDSSSLAIFSVLVSALSKLALPQSIAVTGAIDQFGNVLSVGGVNQKIEGFFNICQARQLNGQQGVIIPAACMSHLSLKRDVLKAVEQNQFRIWTVENVFDALEILFGRDFYDDEKAVKSDKTSLFSMIHQQLDDRHNDDTSGSFFRKIYKKLKFD, encoded by the coding sequence GTGACAATATCTTTACTCAATAGCCAAGCATTAACTGTACGACATGATTTCGCTCATCTAAATAAACGTGTTCGTTTTTTTGATTTTCAACTCCAAGCACAACAAGCGTTAGATCAATTTGTGCAAGCAGATTTTGGCTCTTTATTGGTGGTGAAATCAGAGCTATTTCCGGAGTTTTTAGCAGAAATTACCGATTATCTTGCTCAAAAAAATCAGCCGGTGATTACCAAAATGGATTTTAATAAGCATAATTTATTTGGTTATCATATTTTTTTGGAAAGAGAACATAAAACCGAATATGTAAGAGGGGCGATTCAAGCAGCAGATAATGGCATTTTGATTTTAAATATCAATTCACTTTTGCTTGATATTACTCAATGGGATAAATTAAAACAAGCTCTTTTATTTTCGGAATATGAATCTAATTCGGTGAATTATCCGCCTTACCCATTAGCCAAGGAAAAAACCAACTTTAAATTAATTTTAGTGGGTGAGCGAGATGATATTTCTACATTAATGGCCTATGATGACGGTTTGTATCAAATTGGGCAATATACTGAGATTAAGTCCTACTTATCTTTAAATAATCAGTATGAGGATTGGGCAAATTATATTCAAACCTATGCAAAAAAGATTATTCACAAAGGTTTGTCCTCGCAGGCGATGAACCAGTTTCTGCAGGCTTATATTAGAGAAAGTGAAAGTCGGGAATTGGTTTCTATTTCACCGGCTCTTTTGAAAAAGCATTTACTCGGTATTCAGAATTTTTATGCGAATTCAGCTGAAATTGATAATGTTGCCGATTACTTTACTTATTTAGAACAACAATCTGCGGTATTAAATGAATATACAGTGGCAGATATTTTGACTAATCAACTCTATATTGAAACAGAAGGAGAGGAGATTGGCCAAATCAATGGCTTATCGGTCATTGATTTTGACGGCATTCCACATAGTTTTGGGGAGCCTTTACGTATCAGCTGTAATGTGCAATATGGTGATGGAGAAATTCATGATATTGAGCGCAAGGTTGAACTTGGGGGGAATATCCACTCTAAAGGTATTATTCTTGCTCAATCTTGTTTAGCGAATTTATTGGAATTACCTACGCAATTACCGTTTTCTGCTTCTATTGCATTTGAGCAATCTTATGGAGAGATTGATGGAGATAGTTCATCGCTAGCAATTTTTAGCGTGTTGGTGAGTGCTTTATCCAAACTGGCACTACCGCAATCTATTGCTGTTACCGGTGCAATTGATCAATTTGGTAATGTATTGAGTGTAGGTGGCGTAAACCAGAAAATTGAAGGTTTCTTTAATATTTGCCAAGCTCGTCAATTGAATGGACAGCAAGGGGTGATTATTCCTGCTGCTTGTATGAGCCATCTTAGTTTAAAACGTGATGTTCTTAAGGCTGTTGAGCAAAATCAATTTAGAATTTGGACAGTAGAAAATGTATTTGATGCGTTAGAGATTCTATTTGGGCGAGATTTCTATGATGATGAGAAAGCAGTTAAAAGTGATAAAACCTCTTTATTCTCAATGATTCATCAGCAATTAGACGATCGGCATAATGATGATACAAGCGGTTCATTTTTTAGAAAAATTTACAAAAAACTCAAGTTTGACTGA
- the matP gene encoding macrodomain Ter protein MatP: MRYQKLITQETTWKWKYLLKKHREGENITKYEEQSLIDLKVQLLSTLQDSPEEVEKWIKSEMTAEQRKKMRQSVRAKRKRFFNAEKQTTKKKSIDLEYSSWLRLSKYAKSQNLTLSEAIIQLTDELENKQLYLEQVAKMKSSLKDLLK; this comes from the coding sequence ATGCGATACCAAAAACTGATCACTCAAGAAACAACTTGGAAATGGAAATACCTACTCAAAAAACATCGAGAAGGCGAAAACATTACCAAATATGAAGAGCAAAGTCTGATCGACTTAAAAGTACAACTGCTTTCCACCTTACAAGACTCACCGGAAGAAGTGGAAAAATGGATCAAATCGGAAATGACCGCCGAACAACGAAAAAAAATGCGACAGTCTGTACGAGCCAAACGCAAACGCTTTTTTAATGCTGAAAAGCAAACGACCAAGAAAAAATCCATAGACTTAGAATATTCCAGTTGGTTGAGATTATCTAAATATGCTAAAAGCCAAAATTTAACGCTTTCTGAAGCAATAATTCAATTAACTGATGAATTGGAAAATAAACAACTCTACTTAGAACAAGTAGCAAAAATGAAATCCAGCTTAAAAGATTTATTAAAATAA
- the ompA gene encoding porin OmpA encodes MKKTLVALAVLSAAAVAQAAPQANTFYAGAKAGWASFHDGLTQFDAKDNKGQGYGINRNSVTYGVFGGYQILNQNNFGLATELGYDYFGRVRGNTQFDGVEKRAAKHTAHGAHLSLKPSYEIAPNLDVYGKVGVALVRNDYYVQQNVAKDSRIKAHNLKPSLLLGAGLEYAITPELAARVEYQYLNRVGNLDKAARKTAGIEGTNFQYSPDIHSVSAGLTYRFGQGAAPVEAPEVVTKNFAFSSDVLFAFGKSNLKPAAAAALDAAHTEIGNLGLANPAIQVNGYTDRIGKEAANLKLSQRRAETVANYIVSKGTNPANVTAVGYGEANPVTGNTCDAVKGRKALIACLAPDRRVEIQVQGSKEVTM; translated from the coding sequence ATGAAAAAAACATTAGTTGCATTAGCTGTATTATCTGCAGCAGCGGTAGCTCAAGCAGCTCCACAAGCTAACACTTTCTATGCAGGTGCTAAAGCAGGTTGGGCATCATTCCACGACGGTTTAACTCAATTCGATGCTAAAGACAACAAAGGTCAAGGCTACGGTATCAACCGTAACTCTGTAACTTACGGTGTATTTGGTGGTTACCAAATCTTAAACCAAAACAACTTTGGTTTAGCAACTGAGTTAGGTTATGACTATTTTGGTCGCGTACGTGGTAACACACAGTTTGATGGCGTGGAAAAACGTGCTGCTAAACACACAGCTCACGGTGCTCACTTAAGCTTAAAACCAAGCTATGAAATTGCTCCTAACTTAGATGTTTACGGTAAAGTAGGTGTTGCTTTAGTTCGTAACGACTACTATGTACAACAAAACGTAGCTAAAGATTCACGTATCAAAGCTCACAACTTAAAACCATCTCTATTATTAGGTGCTGGTCTTGAGTATGCAATTACTCCAGAATTAGCTGCACGTGTTGAATACCAATACTTAAACCGTGTTGGTAACTTAGATAAAGCTGCTCGTAAAACAGCAGGTATCGAAGGTACAAACTTCCAATACAGCCCAGATATCCACTCTGTATCTGCAGGTTTAACATACCGTTTCGGTCAAGGTGCTGCACCAGTTGAAGCGCCAGAAGTTGTAACTAAAAACTTCGCATTCAGCTCAGATGTTTTATTTGCTTTCGGTAAATCAAACTTAAAACCTGCAGCTGCAGCAGCTTTAGATGCAGCTCACACTGAAATCGGTAACTTAGGTTTAGCTAACCCAGCTATCCAAGTTAACGGTTACACAGACCGTATCGGTAAAGAAGCGGCTAACTTAAAACTTTCACAACGCCGTGCAGAAACAGTAGCTAACTACATCGTTTCTAAAGGTACTAACCCAGCTAACGTAACAGCTGTAGGTTACGGTGAAGCAAACCCAGTAACTGGCAACACTTGTGACGCAGTTAAAGGTCGTAAAGCATTAATCGCTTGCTTAGCACCAGACCGTCGTGTTGAAATCCAAGTTCAAGGTTCAAAAGAAGTAACTATGTAA